The following are from one region of the Vitis riparia cultivar Riparia Gloire de Montpellier isolate 1030 chromosome 9, EGFV_Vit.rip_1.0, whole genome shotgun sequence genome:
- the LOC117921887 gene encoding fasciclin-like arabinogalactan protein 14, producing MHLKSSIAPPTFLLLSFLLFSSATAFNITQLLAQYSDFSTFNGYLSDTQLAADINKRQSITILAVDNGGLSPLSGKPKDVIKKVVSLHVVLDYFDIPKLQKLPNNTATLPTLFQASGESTGQQGFLNVTHLSTGVVFGSAVHGTTLGANLVKSIASQPYNISVLQISTVIIPSGLDNSSTSPSPSPPPRPPPPSSAPAPEPSPNNKSLAPAPTPAKTPSPPPPGKATPPSPPPPVKATPPSPTKPMPSRPPLGPVPAKAPAIPGRPIADGPTPVGSPRGSPPSDDDSSAPATVGIHLAVVIMLVSSLLSFT from the coding sequence ATGCATCTCAAATCCTCCATCGCACCACCAACTTTTCTCTTGCTCTCCTTCCTTCTATTCTCTTCTGCCACTGCCTTCAACATCACCCAACTCCTTGCCCAATACTCAGATTTCAGCACCTTCAATGGCTACCTCTCTGACACCCAATTGGCAGCTGATATTAATAAGCGACAAAGCATCACTATCCTTGCTGTTGACAATGGCGGCCTGTCTCCACTTTCCGGAAAACCCAAGGATGTGATCAAGAAGGTTGTTAGCTTACATGTGGTGCTTGACTACTTTGATATCCCAAAGCTCCAGAAACTACCCAACAACACTGCGACTCTCCCTACACTTTTCCAGGCCAGTGGTGAATCTACTGGGCAACAAGGCTTCTTGAATGTCACCCATTTGAGCACAGGAGTTGTATTTGGTTCAGCTGTTCATGGTACCACGCTTGGTGCTAATTTGGTCAAGTCCATTGCTTCTCAGCCATACAACATATCGGTGTTGCAGATCAGTACTGTGATAATTCCTTCAGGCTTGGATAACTCAAGTACATCTCCTTCACCCTCACCTCCACCGCGTCCTCCGCCGCCTTCATCTGCACCTGCACCCGAACCTTCCCCGAATAATAAGTCCCTGGCACCGGCCCCTACTCCAGCAAAGACCCCATCTCCACCCCCACCAGGTAAGGCTACTCCCCCATCTCCACCCCCACCAGTTAAGGCTACTCCCCCATCTCCCACAAAGCCAATGCCTAGTAGGCCACCTCTGGGCCCTGTGCCTGCCAAGGCCCCAGCCATCCCTGGCAGGCCAATTGCAGATGGTCCGACCCCAGTTGGTAGTCCACGAGGTTCTCCACCAAGTGATGATGATTCAAGCGCGCCTGCCACAGTTGGAATTCACCTTGCCGTTGTCATTATGCTTGTATCCTCTCTCTTGTCATTTACTTGA